A window of the Lolium perenne isolate Kyuss_39 chromosome 7, Kyuss_2.0, whole genome shotgun sequence genome harbors these coding sequences:
- the LOC127311631 gene encoding uncharacterized protein produces MGRSPCCDGEAGVKKGPWTPEEDKLLVDYIQEKGHGSWRRLPKLAGLNRCGKSCRLRWTNYLRPDIKRGRFTDDEEKLIIHLHSILGNKWSSIATKLPGRTDNEIKNYWNTHLRKKLLGMGIDPVTHRPRTDLSLLAGLPGLLAAAGNNFGGAGAWDMNALRLQADAAKFQLLQGLVRALATAAAPAPAPTAAAGMDNLMALLAASGNSGQHGTGVDQSLLLQQCQWDGLLNLPALTSSAPTSSMQISGLFNSFGASAGCGQAGDGLSSTELGGHGGASGSNVTDAVAPRQMVAMDQECNNNAGGGGVSCEETPASSPFDGLDSLNLMVDDINTDGSWKDLLDQMSWLNPTEL; encoded by the exons ATGGGGAGGTCGCCGTGCTGCGACGGGGAGGCCGGCGTGAAGAAGGGCCCGTGGACGCCGGAGGAGGACAAGCTGCTGGTGGACTACATCCAGGAGAAGGGACACGGCAGCTGGCGGCGACTTCCCAAGCTCGCCGGCCTCAACCGCTGCGGCAAGAGCTGCCGCCTCCGCTGGACAAACTACCTCCGCCCCGACATCAAGCGCGGCCGATTCACCGACGACGAGGAGAAGCTCATCATCCACCTCCACTCCATCCTCGGCAACAA GTGGTCGTCCATCGCGACGAAGCTGCCGGGGAGGACGGACAACGAGATCAAGAACTACTGGAACACCCACCTGCGCAAGAAGCTGCTCGGCATGGGCATCGACCCCGTCACGCACCGCCCGCGCACCGACCTCAGCCTCCTCGCCGGGCTCCCcggcctcctcgccgccgccggtaaTAACTTTGGCGGCGCGGGCGCTTGGGACATGAACGCTCTCAGGCTCCAGGCCGACGCCGCAAAGTTCCAGCTGCTCCAGGGACTGGTACGCGCTCTCGCCACCGCTGCCGCGCCAGCGCCTGCGCCCACGGCCGCCGCCGGCATGGACAACCTCATGGCACTCCTCGCCGCGAGCGGCAACTCGGGGCAGCACGGAACCGGCGTTGACCAGAGCCTGCTGCTCCAGCAGTGCCAGTGGGACGGCCTGCTCAACCTGCCGGCGCTCACGAGCTCTGCGCCAACGAGCAGCATGCAGATCAGCGGGCTGTTCAACAGCTTTGGCGCCAGTGCCGGTTGCGGCCAGGCGGGTGATGGGTTGAGCTCAACGGAGCTCGGGGGCCACGGCGGGGCGAGCGGGAGCAACGTGACGGACGCGGTGGCGCCGCGCCAAATGGTGGCGATGGACCAAGAGTGCAACAATAATGCCGGAGGCGGCGGGGTGTCGTGCGAGGAGACGCCGGCGTCGAGCCCCTTCGACGGGCTGGACAGCCTGAACCTGATGGTGGATGACATCAACACGGATGGTAGTTGGAAGGATTTGCTAGA CCAAATGTCATGGTTGAACCCAACTGAGCTGTGA